The proteins below are encoded in one region of Mya arenaria isolate MELC-2E11 chromosome 15, ASM2691426v1:
- the LOC128219726 gene encoding uncharacterized protein LOC128219726 yields the protein MYATGTERCPVVTYKQYADHRPMNLSADDHPFYLAVVTNKVNPADHEQWFVAAPIGRNKLDSIMKTMAERAELPALMNGKRLTNTSARKRLCQKLLQSNVPDTQAILITGHKNEGYLNNYRVLPNDQRQSISN from the exons ATGTATGCCACTGGCACTGAAAGGTGCCCAGTGGTTACATACAAACAGTACGCTGACCACAGACCCATGAACCTTTCCg CTGATGATCATCCATTCTATCTGGCAGTGGTTACCAACAAAGTCAATCCTGCGGACCATGAACAATGGTTTGTGGCCGCGCCGATTGGTCGTAATAAGCTCGACAGCATCATGAAAACGATGGCCGAACGAGCAGAACTTCCAGCATTGATGAACGGGAAGAGGCTGACAAACACGAGTGCAAGAAAGAGACTTTGCCAAAAACTCTTGCAATCAAATGTACCCGATACTCAGGCTATTTTAATAACCGGTCACAAGAATGAAGGATATCTCAACAATTACAGAGTCCTGCCTAATGACCAAAGACAGTCCATTTCAAATTAA